The following proteins are co-located in the Frigidibacter mobilis genome:
- the purB gene encoding adenylosuccinate lyase, whose protein sequence is MIPRYSRPEMVAIWSPETKFRIWFEIEAHACDAQAALGVIPKANAEAVWKAKDVTFDVARIDEIEAVTKHDVIAFLTHLAEHIGAEDARFVHQGMTSSDVLDTTLNLQLVRAADLLLADMDRVLAALKARAMEHKDTVRIGRSHGIHAEPTTMGLTFARFYAEMARGKARLQAARAEVATGAISGAVGTFANIDPAVEEHVCKMLGLVPEPISTQVIPRDRHAMFFATLGVIASSIENIAIEIRHMQRTEVLEAEEFFSPGQKGSSAMPHKRNPVLSENLTGLARLVRMSVVPALENVALWHERDISHSSVERAIGPDTTITLDFALNRLAGLVEKLVIYPETMLANMNKFKGLVMSQRVLLALTQAGVSREDSYRLVQRNAMKVWERGADFKTELLADPEVTAALSAAEIEEKFDLGYHTKHVDTIFARVFGAA, encoded by the coding sequence ATGATCCCGCGCTATTCCCGCCCCGAAATGGTCGCCATCTGGTCGCCCGAGACCAAGTTCCGCATCTGGTTCGAGATCGAGGCCCATGCCTGCGACGCGCAGGCCGCGCTTGGCGTGATCCCCAAGGCCAATGCCGAGGCGGTGTGGAAGGCGAAGGACGTGACCTTCGACGTGGCGCGCATCGACGAGATCGAGGCGGTGACCAAGCATGACGTGATCGCCTTCCTGACGCATCTCGCAGAGCATATCGGCGCCGAGGATGCGCGCTTCGTGCATCAGGGCATGACCTCGTCGGACGTGCTCGATACCACGCTTAACCTGCAGCTGGTGCGCGCGGCGGACCTGCTGCTGGCGGATATGGACCGGGTGCTGGCGGCGCTGAAGGCCCGCGCGATGGAGCACAAGGACACGGTGCGCATCGGGCGCAGCCACGGCATCCATGCCGAGCCGACGACGATGGGCCTGACCTTCGCGCGCTTCTATGCGGAAATGGCCCGCGGCAAGGCCCGGCTGCAGGCGGCGCGGGCCGAGGTGGCGACGGGGGCGATTTCGGGCGCCGTTGGCACCTTTGCCAATATCGACCCGGCGGTCGAGGAGCATGTGTGCAAGATGCTGGGCCTGGTGCCCGAGCCGATCAGCACCCAGGTGATCCCGCGCGACCGCCACGCGATGTTCTTCGCCACCCTCGGGGTAATCGCCTCCAGCATCGAGAACATCGCCATCGAGATCCGCCACATGCAACGCACCGAGGTGCTGGAGGCCGAGGAATTCTTCAGCCCCGGCCAGAAGGGATCTTCCGCGATGCCGCACAAGCGCAACCCGGTGCTGAGCGAGAACCTGACAGGGCTTGCGCGGCTGGTGCGGATGTCGGTGGTGCCGGCGCTGGAGAATGTGGCACTGTGGCATGAGCGCGACATCAGCCATTCCTCGGTGGAGCGCGCCATCGGGCCCGATACCACCATCACCCTCGATTTCGCGCTGAACCGGCTGGCCGGGCTGGTCGAGAAGCTGGTGATCTATCCCGAGACGATGCTGGCCAACATGAACAAGTTCAAGGGCCTGGTCATGAGCCAGCGGGTGCTGCTGGCGCTGACCCAGGCCGGCGTGTCGCGCGAGGACAGCTATCGCCTCGTGCAGCGCAATGCGATGAAGGTCTGGGAGAGGGGCGCGGATTTCAAGACCGAGCTGCTGGCAGACCCGGAGGTGACCGCGGCGCTGAGCGCGGCCGAGATCGAGGAGAAGTTCGACCTTGGCTATCACACCAAGCATGTCGACACGATCTTTGCGCGGGTGTTCGGCGCAGCCTAG
- a CDS encoding flagellar motor switch protein FliG: MAGFTPLASLGSGAGFGGSGFGGKGLDLPALGSGGGGAVAELTGPQKVAIIVRLLLSEGAELPLTRLPDHLQAEITQEIGRMRSVNRATLEAVVQEFVDRVESIGLSFPGGLDGALSLLDGHLSPATSSRLRRMAGASGNSDPWERIAGLEADRLLPVLEEESTEIGAVLLSKLAVSKAADLLGRLPGDKARRIAYAVSLTGNVDPGTVRRIGLSLASQLDAQPAKAFDTGPVERVGAILNYAAATTRDEVLTGLDEVDAGFAEQVRRAIFTFTNIPVRIDARDIPKVIRNVDQAVLVTALAGARDTDLAAAEFILANMSQRMAASLRDEMANLGKVKDKDAEAAMATVVTAIREMEAAGEIFLVAGDED, translated from the coding sequence ATGGCGGGCTTCACCCCCCTCGCATCCCTGGGGAGCGGGGCAGGATTTGGCGGCTCTGGATTTGGCGGCAAGGGCCTTGATCTGCCGGCCCTTGGCTCTGGCGGCGGGGGCGCCGTCGCGGAACTGACCGGGCCGCAGAAGGTGGCCATCATCGTGCGCCTGCTGCTGTCCGAGGGGGCAGAGCTGCCGCTGACCCGGCTGCCCGACCATCTGCAGGCCGAGATCACCCAGGAAATCGGCCGGATGCGCAGCGTGAACCGCGCCACGCTGGAGGCTGTGGTGCAGGAATTCGTCGACCGGGTGGAAAGCATCGGGCTGTCGTTTCCGGGCGGGCTCGATGGCGCGCTGTCCTTGCTGGACGGGCACCTGTCGCCCGCGACCTCAAGCCGGCTGCGGCGGATGGCGGGGGCCTCGGGCAACTCTGACCCGTGGGAGCGGATCGCCGGACTGGAGGCGGACCGGCTGCTGCCGGTGCTGGAAGAGGAAAGCACCGAGATCGGCGCGGTGCTGCTGTCGAAGCTGGCGGTATCCAAGGCCGCCGACCTGCTGGGCCGCCTGCCAGGCGACAAGGCGCGGCGCATCGCCTATGCCGTGTCGCTGACCGGCAATGTCGACCCGGGCACCGTGCGCCGGATCGGCCTGTCGCTGGCCTCGCAGCTGGATGCGCAGCCGGCCAAGGCCTTTGATACCGGCCCGGTGGAACGGGTGGGGGCGATCCTGAACTATGCGGCCGCAACGACCCGGGACGAGGTGCTGACCGGGCTGGACGAGGTCGATGCCGGCTTTGCCGAGCAGGTGCGGCGCGCGATCTTCACCTTCACCAACATCCCGGTGCGGATCGACGCGCGCGACATCCCAAAGGTGATCCGCAATGTCGATCAGGCGGTGCTGGTGACGGCGCTGGCCGGCGCCCGCGACACCGATCTTGCGGCCGCGGAATTCATCCTGGCGAACATGTCGCAGCGGATGGCCGCCAGCCTGCGCGACGAAATGGCGAATCTCGGCAAGGTCAAGGACAAGGACGCCGAGGCGGCGATGGCAACGGTGGTCACCGCGATCCGCGAGATGGAGGCGGCGGGCGAGATCTTTCTGGTGGCGGGGGATGAGGATTAG